The genome window TATGTTCCTGAGCGGCGGCGGAAAGAGGGGGCAGATTGGCGGGAGCGGGGCGTTGCATGGTGGGATCAGGCGTGAGCAAAAAGACATTTTCCCAAAAAACAAACCCCGCGACAGGCGCGGGGTTTGTTTGGGGTCAAGCTGGCGGATTAGCCGCGGCGATCAGCCGGCTTGGCGAAGCGCTTGGCGGGGCCGCCGGGGCGCTTGTCAAACGTGGGCTTGCCACGGAAACCGCCTTCAGGACGGCCGCCTTCACGGGCGGGACGGTCGCCAAAGCTGGGACGATCGCTAAAGCCTGCGGCCGGACGGGCGTCACGGTCACCGCCGCGGAAACCGCCTTCACGGGGAGCGCGTTCGCTGAACGGACGGGCATCGCGCTGGGGACGATCACCAAAGCTGGGACGGTCGCCGCCGAAGCTGGGGCGTGCATCACGGTCACCGCCGCGGAAGCCGCCTTCACGGGGAGGACGGTCGCCGAAGGGACGATTGCCTTGATAGCCGCCTTCGCGCTGGGGACGATCACCGAAGCTGGGACGATCGCCAAACGAACGCTGGGGGCGGTCGCCGAACGGACGGTTGCCTTGGTAACCACCTTCACGCGGCTTGAACTCGCCACGGGGAGCGCCGCCTTCACGCGGGCCGCCGAACGAACGGCCTTCACGCGAACCGGCATCGCGGTTGCCTTGGTAGCCGCCGCCTTCATGACGCGAACCACCGAAACCACCAGGACGCTTGCCGAAAGGCTTGCCGCCACGCGGGGCGCCGCTGCCACCAGCCGACGGACGCGGGGTGCGCTTGGGTTCCAGACCGGCAATCACTTCAGGCGTAATCGATTGGCCGATGTAGTGCTCGATACGGCGAACCTTGTGACGCTCGGAGTGCGTAGCCAGCGTGAAAGCCAGGCCACTGCGGCCGGCGCGGCCGGTACGGCCGATACGGTGCACGTAGTCTTCGGCTTGCATCGGCAGGTCGAAGTTGACGGCGTGGCTGATGCCTTGCACGTCGATGCCGCGGGCGGCCACGTCGGTGGCAACCAGAATACGCAGCTGACCGCGTTGCAGTTGCGACAGCGTACGGGTGCGTTGGCGCTGGTTCATGTCGCCGTGCAGGGCAGCGGCAGCAAAACCTTGGTCAGCCAGACGGTCGGCCAGGTCATCGGCGCCGCGCTTGGTCGACGTGAAGACAATAGCTTGGTCCAGCTTGGCATCGCGCAGCACGTGATCCAGCAACTGCATCTTGTGGCTGGCGTCGTCTGCGTACAGCAGGCTTTGCGTAATGTTGGTGTGCTTTTCTTTGGCGCCGGCCAGTTCGATACGTTGCGGGTCGCGCATCATGCGGCCAGCCAGCTTGGCGATCGTGCCGTCCAGCGTGGCCGAGAACAGCAGCGTTTGGCGGTCTTCCGGCAGGCGGCTGACGATGGTTTCGATATCTTCGATGAAGCCCATGTCCAGCATGCGGTCGGCTTCGTCCAGCACCAGCGTGTGCACGGTGTTCAGCTTGACGCGGCCCGATTGCAGGTGATCGATCAGGCGGCCGGGGGTGGCAACCAGCACGTCAACGCGGCGCGACAGCGCCTTCAGTTGGGCGCCGTAAGGCATGCCGCCGACGACGGTGGCCGTACGCAGGTCAGCCAGCTTGCGGCCGTACATATCGGTCGCTTCGGTAACTTGCACAGCCAGTTCGCGAGTCGGGGTCAGAACCAGCACTTGCACGCCGACGCCCTTGTTGGCGGGCATCTGGGCAATGCGATGCAGGGCCGGCAGCATGAAGGCTGCGGTCTTGCCGCTACCTGTTTGCGCGGACACCATCAGGTCGTGACCAGCCAGCGCTTGCGGAATGGCAGCAGCTTGAACGGGGGTGGGGGTGGTGAAGCCAGCTTCTTGGATGGCCGTCAACAGAGCGGGTGCAAGACCCAGGTTTTCAAAAGACATTACTTTCCCTTGCCGCAATCAATGCGACGCAGTGCTTGGTCGGGCCAGGGGATTAGGCGGCCGGATCCAGGCGACGGTTGATGGAGCATCGTGCCGACCGAATCAACCGTGCGCATGGCGCGTTCTCTTGTACAGACTGGAACGCAGGGCGAAAGGAAAGGAGGTCAGGAATCGATGATAGTTCGGCATGGGGCCCAGGCTAAGGTTGCCGGGCAGACTGCAGAAAATTCCGCTAAATCAAGGCGGTAAATGCCGAACTCGTTTTGTGCAGTGCGGCGATCATAACCCGAATTCGCCTTGCAGGGGAATTATTTTTTCGTCCAGTCCCCAATCAATAGGGTTTTTCCCTTGGTTCGCCAGCCACTCGTTTGTTGCCAGGAAGTGCCCGCAGCCCAGAAACGGCACAGGCGGTCTCCGGGCGGAAAGCGGGGATGGGTGATTGGACATCAGCACGAGATGGCCACTGTTGTCGGGAAGCAACATTCGCTTTGCCTGAGCGTGTGCGCCCCACAGCATAAAGACCTTGGGCGCGGGGTCGCGGGCAACCAATGAGATCAGCGCATCGGTCACGGTTTCCCAACCGCGCTTGGCGTGGGAGGCGGGCTGGCCGTCTTCTACCGTCAACGCGGTGTTCAGCAACAGTACCCCCTGATCGGCCCAACGGCTCAGGTCATTACCTTGAGGCACTTGAGTGCCCGGGTATTCCTGGGCGATCTCATTAAAGATATTGCGCAGGCTGGGCGGACGCTTGCAGCTGTCCGGCACCGAAAACGCCAGACCCTGCGCTTGGCCGGGGCCATGGTACGGGTCCTGGCCCAGTATCACCACGCGCACATCCGACGGTGCCAGGCCCTGCAAAGCGCGCAACGGCGTGGCGGGATACACCACGGCGCCTTCGGCAAGCCGTTTTTCGACGTGCGCGGTTGCGGCGGCCAGCGCGTCCGCAACGGCCTGTGGTGCAAAAGCAGCCTGCCATGCGGCAGGAAGTTGCGCCGTCTGCGCGGCAAGGGCGTTGGGGGTGAGTCGGTTATCGATCAGCATGGGCGCGATTTTGCCATGGGCAGGAGTTGAATCGGCATGCGTATCGGCACGCCGCAAAATCTGTATTTTCCGAATCGATTTTCGGACGCTTCTGATAGCGCGGTGCAAGGGCCGCGAATTAACGTGCTTGGGCGCGCCGCCGACAATTACGAAATGCCTAATGGCCAACATTCGATTGTCTGCAAAATACAAAATGCCGAGAAAATCCGGCATAAATGCCTAATGTCGCTTAATTAATTGAAATATTTCCCGTTACTGAATGGTAGTGATGAATTCAGCAGCTGGTTTGCGGTCAGTTTAGAAAATCGACAGGCGGTGGCGTTGTGCAGGATGCGACGCCATAGTCCAAGCCGACGTTACATCGTCTGCAGCCGTACCGGCCTCCACGGCCGTCATCCCCCACGCGCATGCAGATCCATCAGCCGATGCCGGCTGATATTTGAATCACTCTGAAAGCCTGAAGACGCGCTGTTCGGTCTTCGCCACGACATTGTTATTTCACTTCTGAACGCCGGCGCGCGTTGCCACCGTTCAGCTGCTCCTACGCCTATCGAGATTTGCTCCGCCATGTCTAAGCTTCGCTCTGTTGCCATCTGGTCCATTCTGATTACTCAAATCTGGACACCCGTTCTGGCGCAGACCCTGCCTATCGCTGTCGACAAGAGTGTGGCTGGCGCCCGGCCGATCGTCGGCGTGAGCAATGGCGTGCCCGTGGTGAATATTGCGCCGCCATCTGCGGGTGGAGTGTCGAACAACCGGTATACGCAGTTCAACGTGGGTCCGTCCGGCGTCGTGCTGAATAACAGCGGTGGGGGCAGCCAGACACAACTGGCCGGTCAGGTCGCGGGCAATCCGATGCTGGGCAATCAGCGCGCAATGGCCATCTTGAACCAGGTCACGGCGCCCAACCCCTCACAACTGATGGGCATGCTGGAAGTCGCCGGCAACCGCGCCAATGTCATCGTTGCCAACCCGGCGGGTATTACCTGCAACGGTTGCGGATTTCTGAATGCGGACCGGGCAACGCTGACCACCGGGCGTCCCGTCATCGGCGCGGATGGCATGTTGAGCTTCGACATTGCAGCGGGGCGGCTTGGCATCGAAGGCCAGGGGCTGTACGGCGCCAATCTAAGCCAATTGGATCTGCTGGCCAGAACGCTGGAAATCAACGCCCAGGTCTGGGCCGACCGTCTGACCGTGGTCGCTGGCGCGTCGCGGGTGGGTTACGACGGTCTCAACGTGTCGGCGTTGACCGGCGATGGCGCCGCACCTCGTGTAGCGCTGGATGTGGCCGCATTGGGCGGCATGTACGCCAACAGCATCCGGTTGATCGGAACCGAAGCCGGTGTGGGCGTGAACGTCGGCGGCAACCTTGCCGCGCTGACCGGCACGCTGCAACTCAGCGCCAATGGCGACGTCAGCATCCAGCCGTCGGGAAGATTGCAGGCAGCGACTGCATTGTCGGTGGACAGCAAAGGTCAGGTCAGCAATGCGGGCACGGTGGCGGCTGGCGCCGGCCTGGATCTGCGGGCGGATGGCAACGTCGTCAATAGTGGCGGCATGTCCGCCGCGGGAAATGTGGGCATCAACGGGCGTCAACTGAATAACAGCGGCAATGTCACCGCTGGCCTGCAAGCCGATGGCTCGATCAGTCCGCTGGGTGCGTTGAACGCGCAGGTGGACGCCTTACTGAACCCCGGCACACTGGTTGCGGGCGGCAACGTGAATGTTATGGCAGGCGCGATGAACCTGTCGGGCGGCAAGCTTGTAGCAGGCAATGCGTTGACGCTGGACGCCTCGGGCAATATCAGTAACCGGGGCGGCGCTGTGTATGGCGGATCGGTGGCGCTGCGCGCGGCCGGAGTGGACAACGCTTCCGGCAAGATCACCAGCGGTGGTGCGCTGACCGGCAATGTGGCGGGCGCAATCGACAATCGCGGCGGAACCGTGGCGGCCACGCAAGCAGTGGACCTGCGCGCCCAATCGTTCGGCAATACGGCCGGCGGCGTGGTGTCGGGCGACAACGTTGCGTTGCAAGCAAGCGGCGGCATCAATAACCAGGGCGGCACCTTGCAGGCCAACGGCAAGCTGGATGTGAACAGCGCAGGCGCGCTGAACAACCAGGACGGCAATCTGCTGGGCGGCGCTGCCGAGATTCGGGCGGGCAGTCTGAATAATCAGAACGGCGTGGTGCAGGCGGACGGCAAGCTGGATGTCGCGAGCGTCGGCGTCTTGATCAACCAGGGCGGTGGCTTCTACGGCGGCTCCGCCGATATCAAGATGGCCAGCCTTGCCAACACCGGCGGAAAAATCGTCAGCGGTGATGCGCTGAATCTGACAGCCACTGGCCACATCGGCAACGTTGGCGGCACCGTGGCCGCGCAGGGCTTGGTGACGCTGAACGCGCAATCGCTGGCCAACACGCGTGGCATCGTGGCAGGCAATGGGATCACGCTAAAGACACTGGGGGCATTGGATAACAGCGCAGGGCTGATCCAGGCCGACGATGTGCTGGCCTTGACGGCCGCGAGCGTCAACAACCGCGACACGCTCGCCAACAGCGCCAGCGGCGCGCTGGGTTTGATGGGCAAGCAGGTCACGCTGAACGCTGCGGCAGTGGACAACCAGGCGGGCAGGATAGGCGCTGGACAAGACTTGGGCGTCACCACTGGCACGCTGAATAACAACAGCGGCAACGTCTCGTCCAACGTCAATGCAAAACTCGCTGTGGGCAATCTGCAGAACACGTCGGGCGCGTTGACGGCGGGCGCATCTCTTGAACTGACGACGGGCAATCTGGACAACACGGGCAAGATCCATTCGGGCCAGCACCTGACGATCAACGCCGACACGCTGACCAACCGTGCTGGCGGAGAAATTATTGCGGCGGGGAACAATTTCCTGAACGTGGGCGGAACCCTTGCCAATGCGGGCCTGATCGATGGCGGCTATACGCGCATCGATGCCGGCAACGTTACCAATACGGGCCGCATCTATGGCGACCGCGTCGGTATAAAAACGCCCACGCTGCTGAACGACGCCAATGCCGTCATCGCATCTCGAGGCGATATGGACCTGGGCGTGGGTTCATTGGTCAATCGCGAACACGCGCTGATCTACTCGGCAGGAGATTTGCGGATTGGCGGCGCGTTGGATGTTACTGGCAAGGCTGCGGGCTTGGCGCAATCGATTGTCAATGTCTCGGCCACGATCGAAGTTGCAGGCAACGCCGATATTGCCGCAGCATCTATCCAGAACTTGAATCAGCACTTCACAAGTGAAGTCGTCGAGGTCAGCCGCGGCCCCAAGCTGTACTACCGTCTGGAAAACTCCACCGAGCTGTTGGATGGGTCCAAGCTGTGGTTGTGCGATCAGGTGACGGCGCTTTGCGGCCGTGATCCGGTAACGTTTCTGGACGACGACGCAGAGCGCCGTTTGCTGCTGCCGTCCACGAAGTATCCGGAATCGATCTACGGGCCGCCGTTTGACTATGTTGCCAGCAGGCGAGGCGAGGCCGGCTTCAGCGCGCCGATTCCGCTGGCATACATGCCCGGCCCGGTCGCCGGGTCCGAGGGTTGCGGCAGTGGTGAATACGGCAAGTTTTGCATGCTTGAGCCGGAAGTCTACCGCTACTCGCAGGAGGCTCGGATATGGGCAATTTTCGAAGTGGCCCAGCCGTCTGGCCCACTTCCGGAATGGGTGCCTTTGGACGCGCCATGCTCGACGATTGCAAGCTGCGCAGCCGAGAAAGAGCGACGTGATGCGTTCGATCTGGAACTGAGCGCCTTTAAGAATGCGCACCGCGCGTTGAATGAAAAAATTCGCGCCTTCAACGCCGATTTCAATAGCCGTCTTGTTGCCAACTTCTTCTACTACCAAGTGGATGAAGTCATCTCGGAAAGCCGCACGCTATCGACCGATCCTGCCAAGATCATCGTAGGCGGCAATGCCAAATTCACAGGTGCTGTTACCAACGACAAGAGCCGCATCATCGCGGGCGGGGTGCTGTCCGTCGATGGACCTGCCGTCAATAACATGGGCGCGGAAGGCCAGCGCACCTTAGAGCGCGTAGGCTATCAAGTTCGCACCATCACGAGTGGCGGCGGGCGCAAAGAAAACCGGACAGACTACACCGACGTCGTTGCACCTGAACGTATCGAACTCGCGGTAGCCAGCTCCACGGGTAACACCGCCCCGCCCGCGACCGGAAATCAAAAACCCGGCTCTACCGCCGTGGCAGGGGCGCTGGCACCGGCCAAAATCATCGAAATCGGCCTGCCCGGCAAAGGCATTGTGCGCGTGGTGACGCTGCCGCCCGTCATCCCGCAAAGCGCCTTGTTCCAGGTGCTGCACCGTCCCGATGCGCCTTACCTGATCGCCACCGATGCGCAGTTCCTGGGCCAGCGCCCGGTCCTGTCCAGTGACTACCTGCTGCAACAACTGAACCAGAACCCGGGCCATATCCTCAAGCGCCTGGGCGATGGTTTCTATGAACAGAAGCTGGTGGCCGAACAAGTCATGCTCGCCACTGGTCAACGCTTTGTGGGCGACTACACCGACAACGAATCGCAATACAAAGCGCTGCTGACCGCAGGAGCGGACTTTGCCGGCAAGTTTGGCCTGACCATCGGCACAGCCCTGACCGAAGAGCAGATGCTCCACCTGACCAGCGACATCGTCTGGATGGTGGAGCAGACCGTCACCTTGCCCGACGGCACGCAGCAAACCGTGTTGTCGCCCCAGGTCTACCTGGCGGTGCAACCCGGCGATTTACGCGGCGACGGCACGCTGATTGCAGGCCGTGACACGCGTATCAAGACGGCAGGCGACGTCACCAACACGGGAACCATCGGCGCCCGCAATGCGCTGCTGGTCGAAGCGGAGAACGTCCGCAACACCGTCGGTTCCATGCAGGGCAAGACCGTCAATCTTGCCGCCCGCAACGACATCGACAACCTGGCCGGGCTGCTCAAGGGAGACTCCGTCACGCTGGCCGCTGGCCGCGACATCAACCTGACTGAATCCACGCAATCCAACGCGAGTGGTGGCGTGAGCAGCACCCGTGTCGACGGTGTGGCACGCATTGATGCGGGTAGCCTGAACGCACAGGCCGGCCGCGACTTCAACGCCCAGGCCGCCGCAATCAGCGCCACCGCAGACGCGCGCGTTCAAGCGGGCAGGGATATCAACCTGACCACAGCAGAGGACCGCTACGCGGAGTCTTACGACTATGGGAAGAAGAATCGGGCAGAGATGCGCTCGTCGACTGATGTCGGCACACAGATCGCCGCAGGCGGAAACCTGACGCTGATCGCGGGCCAGGATGTGAACGCGATTGCGGCGCAGGTGTCGTCCGACAAGCAACTGGCAGTGGGCGCGGGCCGGGATATCAATGTGCTGGCAGGGGACTCGGCTGGGTATGCGTATAACGAAACGTATTTCAAGCAAAAGGGGTTCTTGTCTAGCAAGACGACGCACCTGAAGAATGAAACCGAATTGACTCAGGCTGTTGGGTCAACGTTTGGTGGCGATTCCGTAGTCATGATGGCCGGACGTGACATGACGGTGGTGGGTTCAAACGTTATCGGCGATAACGATGTGCAGATCGCGGTTGGCAGAGACCTTCAGGTTTTGGCAGCCGAAGAAACCTACCGGGACTATCAGTACGAGAAGGTGAAGAAGTCTGGCATGGGCGGAGGCGGCTTCAGCATTGGCTACAACAAGCAGGAACGCATCGATTGGATGAAGAGTGCAAGTGGTGGCTACACCAGCAGCACGATTGGAAGCGCGGGCGGGGATCTGATCATCGACGCAGGTCGAGACGTTGGCGTCATGGGCAGCAATCTGTTGGCGCAGGACGGCAATATTGCCATCACTGGCCGCAATGTCGCCATCGTGGCAGCGGTGGGCGACGCGCAGCAGCACGAGTATCACGAGTTCAAGCAGTCGGGCCTGACGATTGGCGTCGCCGGTGGGGTGCTGGGCGCAACCCAGCAGATTCATGGCACGTTGAAGCAAGCCGCCGATGCCAAGGACGGCCGCCTGGCTGCCGTCAAGGTGGGGCAAGCGGCGTACCAGGCCGTACAAACCGACCGCATGCTTGATGCGGCCAATGGCAAGGACGCGTCTGCGGCTCAAAAAGAAGCCGCAAGCGCCCAGATTCAGATCAGCGTTGGGTCCAGCAAATCTGTGAGCGAAACCAAGCGGACGCAAGAGACGGCGTTTGGTTCTTCAGTAATGGCGGGCGGCAACGTGTCTATCATCGCGCTCGGTGAAAACGGCGTGGCAGGCACCGGCAACCTTTCCATTATCGGAAGCGATCTTGCAGGCAAGAACGTTTTGCTGGCGGCCACTAACGATCTGATGCTATTGAGCCAGGCTCAGACCTCAACCGAAGTCTCCACCAATAAGAACAGCGGATGGAAGGCGGGTGTGGGTATTGGCGTCTCCGACAGCGGTAGTGGCGGCGGCATCAATATTTTCGCCAGCGGTTACATGGGCAGCGGCAATGCGAATGGCAACGGCACGACCTACCGCGAAACTCAAGTCAGCGCCCGCGACAATCTGACGCTGATCTCTGGGCGCGATACCTTGCTGGAAGGCGCTCAAGCCCGCGCCGATAGCATTCGCGCTGATATTGGACGGAACCTCACGGTTGTCAGCCAACAAGATTCAGACCGTTACGACGCCAAGCAAAAGCAGGTAAACGCAGGCGGCAGTTTCAGCTTCGGTTCCATGACTGGCAGCGCCTACATCGGCGCGAGCATGGGCAAAACCAAGTCCAACTATGACAGCGTGATCGAACAGACCGGCCTATACGCGGGATCGGGCGGCTTTGATATCTACGTAGGCAAGCACACGCAGTTGGATGGTGCAGTAATCGCCAGCGACGCTGACGCAGCCAAAAACTTGCTGTCCACCGAAACGTTTGGCTATACCGATTTGAAGAACAAAGCCGACTACAAGTCCACCACGGTTGGAATCAACCTGGGTATGTCAGGGGCGTTCGATGTCGCCAATAAGGGCAAGGCCCTGGGATCGGGGCCGTCTGGATTGAGCTTCGGCTCGACGAGTGGCAGTGAGTCGGGCACAACGCATGCGGCAGTCGCGGAAGGCACGATTGAAGTGCGCGCGGACAAGGAAACGGGACACGACAGTCTGGCGGGGTTGAGCAGGGATACGGCGGGCGCCAACGGCAGCATTGGGAAGATTTTTGACAAGGACAAGGTCCGCGAACAACTGGAGTTTCAGCAGGCGTTTGGTCAGCTGGGGATGCAGATTGCGGGGGACATCACCAAGAAGCTGGCGAAAGACAATCCTGATGTCTGGGGCGAAGGCAAACCCGGAAAAATCGCCGTACATTCAATCGTCGCTGCCGCAGGGGCAGCATTGGGCGGTGGGGACGTGGCGGGAGCAATTGCCGGAACTGTCGCGGGGAATTTGATATCCAGCACAATGAAAGACGCAATTGATGAGGCGATGAGCAATCTACCGGCCTCTATTCAACGAGAGGCGGCCAATGTGGTTTTGAATGCGCTGTCGGGTGCCGTGGGAGGGCTGGTAGGCGGTGGAAGCGGTGCGGGGGGCGCCTTGTCAGCAGACATGTTTAATCGGCAGCTGCATCCGGATGAGAAAGTCTTGGCGAATCGCATTGCTGCGGACGCCAAGGCACGAGGCGTTGACGTAACTGCTGAGCAGATCGAGGCCCAAATGCGCCGAATGGATGCGGTGTTGCCAAATGGCGAGATGTATGTGGGAGTTCCTGACGTCCTATATGGAGAGGGCGGAATTACAGATGATGGCGCAATTTTCAAGAAAGTTGGGCAGACTCAAGATGGTCAAACTATCTATATGGATTTCCCCGTCGCAGGTGATGCTCGCCTACAGAGCCTAATTGTGTCGTACACAAGCGGATTGGAGGTGCCAACAGGGTATTTTTATACTCCCGAATCTAATCGGGAAAATTACTGGGCAAATTTTGGTTCGCCAAGCTCTGCGGTGAAGGCTCCTTCAGCCATGTCTCGTCATTGCGTTACTGGGGAATGCGCAGCCTATATGATGAGGTTCGCGACCGCGGCAGACTATCAGGATCTACGCAATTCTAATGCCGACGTCCTCGCTAAGTTAGCCACAGCCAATGGTCGCTTTGGTGCAATAACTGGGACGTTAGGTCTTGCTCCTGGACCGTATTCCGCGCCATTTCTAGCTGCTTCCAAAGGGGCGGCGATTAGCGGATGGCTGCTTGGAGGTCTGGAGCAGGCTATAAGGCCTAATGCCGCGGCCTATTGGAAGGGGGGGGCCATAGACACAGCTGTAACGGTCGTAAGTAGTGCTGCTCCGAACGGGGCAATACTATTTAATGAAATTGGTGAATATCTGAAGGTGAAGTATGCGAAGTGATAAGTTGAGAAATATATTAATTATTTTGAAAAAACACTTTGTTCAAGATGGAAATATTCGCACCATATACCGATTTGTGCTCGTGGGGGTAGGTGTGTTTTTGGTTTTTTTTGATCTTGATGTTTGGAATACTGGTTGGGTTAATATTGTTGGTTTTGTAATTGCATTGATTGGCGGTTACGCCTCTAAAGCGAAGTTGTTGAATATACGTCCCTTTGCTGATGCTCCTTACCCTCGTGATTGGTGGAAGGAGCGAAAGCGCCGGTTGCGTGAAAGAAAATAGCTTTACGCCGGATGTCAATTTAGATTGTTAATGGTGTGAGTTTTGTCTCTTTTTTTACGATAGTGATTTGATAGGGCGAATTTCGATTCAAGATGCGGGGCGTGAAGTGTAAAAAATCTCTGCGTCGATAAAAATCAAGAAATTCTTCTATCAATGATATTAAAAAACTTGATGGCGACGGCTGGATGAAACCTAGCGGATGCCCGTGATATGGCACATGCCGTGCGAGGTTTAAATGTTTTCCAGAAAAGAGTTAGCTGAAAAATATCTAGCAGGCCTAGGTGCGACCTTGGACGATGTATGCACGCTAGATCGATTCGTGGAATTGATGGAAGTATTATGTTCCAACAATAAGAGTGTGTTCCTGTTCAAGCTGGACGGGGAAAGGACGGCGAAAAAATATACTTTCGTGATGAGTTTTTCTGAGCCAGGGAGTTCCATAATTCGAATAGATACTGATGAAATTGCGGACGGGGTGCTGTACGTGCTTTCACGGTTGGAGCAACTGAATTTCCTTCAGCAACAAGGCTTCCAAAGCGATAAATGAGTTTTTGCGGCGAGAAAAAGCTGCTTAAT of Achromobacter seleniivolatilans contains these proteins:
- a CDS encoding uracil-DNA glycosylase, with protein sequence MLIDNRLTPNALAAQTAQLPAAWQAAFAPQAVADALAAATAHVEKRLAEGAVVYPATPLRALQGLAPSDVRVVILGQDPYHGPGQAQGLAFSVPDSCKRPPSLRNIFNEIAQEYPGTQVPQGNDLSRWADQGVLLLNTALTVEDGQPASHAKRGWETVTDALISLVARDPAPKVFMLWGAHAQAKRMLLPDNSGHLVLMSNHPSPLSARRPPVPFLGCGHFLATNEWLANQGKNPIDWGLDEKIIPLQGEFGL
- a CDS encoding hemagglutinin repeat-containing protein — its product is MSKLRSVAIWSILITQIWTPVLAQTLPIAVDKSVAGARPIVGVSNGVPVVNIAPPSAGGVSNNRYTQFNVGPSGVVLNNSGGGSQTQLAGQVAGNPMLGNQRAMAILNQVTAPNPSQLMGMLEVAGNRANVIVANPAGITCNGCGFLNADRATLTTGRPVIGADGMLSFDIAAGRLGIEGQGLYGANLSQLDLLARTLEINAQVWADRLTVVAGASRVGYDGLNVSALTGDGAAPRVALDVAALGGMYANSIRLIGTEAGVGVNVGGNLAALTGTLQLSANGDVSIQPSGRLQAATALSVDSKGQVSNAGTVAAGAGLDLRADGNVVNSGGMSAAGNVGINGRQLNNSGNVTAGLQADGSISPLGALNAQVDALLNPGTLVAGGNVNVMAGAMNLSGGKLVAGNALTLDASGNISNRGGAVYGGSVALRAAGVDNASGKITSGGALTGNVAGAIDNRGGTVAATQAVDLRAQSFGNTAGGVVSGDNVALQASGGINNQGGTLQANGKLDVNSAGALNNQDGNLLGGAAEIRAGSLNNQNGVVQADGKLDVASVGVLINQGGGFYGGSADIKMASLANTGGKIVSGDALNLTATGHIGNVGGTVAAQGLVTLNAQSLANTRGIVAGNGITLKTLGALDNSAGLIQADDVLALTAASVNNRDTLANSASGALGLMGKQVTLNAAAVDNQAGRIGAGQDLGVTTGTLNNNSGNVSSNVNAKLAVGNLQNTSGALTAGASLELTTGNLDNTGKIHSGQHLTINADTLTNRAGGEIIAAGNNFLNVGGTLANAGLIDGGYTRIDAGNVTNTGRIYGDRVGIKTPTLLNDANAVIASRGDMDLGVGSLVNREHALIYSAGDLRIGGALDVTGKAAGLAQSIVNVSATIEVAGNADIAAASIQNLNQHFTSEVVEVSRGPKLYYRLENSTELLDGSKLWLCDQVTALCGRDPVTFLDDDAERRLLLPSTKYPESIYGPPFDYVASRRGEAGFSAPIPLAYMPGPVAGSEGCGSGEYGKFCMLEPEVYRYSQEARIWAIFEVAQPSGPLPEWVPLDAPCSTIASCAAEKERRDAFDLELSAFKNAHRALNEKIRAFNADFNSRLVANFFYYQVDEVISESRTLSTDPAKIIVGGNAKFTGAVTNDKSRIIAGGVLSVDGPAVNNMGAEGQRTLERVGYQVRTITSGGGRKENRTDYTDVVAPERIELAVASSTGNTAPPATGNQKPGSTAVAGALAPAKIIEIGLPGKGIVRVVTLPPVIPQSALFQVLHRPDAPYLIATDAQFLGQRPVLSSDYLLQQLNQNPGHILKRLGDGFYEQKLVAEQVMLATGQRFVGDYTDNESQYKALLTAGADFAGKFGLTIGTALTEEQMLHLTSDIVWMVEQTVTLPDGTQQTVLSPQVYLAVQPGDLRGDGTLIAGRDTRIKTAGDVTNTGTIGARNALLVEAENVRNTVGSMQGKTVNLAARNDIDNLAGLLKGDSVTLAAGRDINLTESTQSNASGGVSSTRVDGVARIDAGSLNAQAGRDFNAQAAAISATADARVQAGRDINLTTAEDRYAESYDYGKKNRAEMRSSTDVGTQIAAGGNLTLIAGQDVNAIAAQVSSDKQLAVGAGRDINVLAGDSAGYAYNETYFKQKGFLSSKTTHLKNETELTQAVGSTFGGDSVVMMAGRDMTVVGSNVIGDNDVQIAVGRDLQVLAAEETYRDYQYEKVKKSGMGGGGFSIGYNKQERIDWMKSASGGYTSSTIGSAGGDLIIDAGRDVGVMGSNLLAQDGNIAITGRNVAIVAAVGDAQQHEYHEFKQSGLTIGVAGGVLGATQQIHGTLKQAADAKDGRLAAVKVGQAAYQAVQTDRMLDAANGKDASAAQKEAASAQIQISVGSSKSVSETKRTQETAFGSSVMAGGNVSIIALGENGVAGTGNLSIIGSDLAGKNVLLAATNDLMLLSQAQTSTEVSTNKNSGWKAGVGIGVSDSGSGGGINIFASGYMGSGNANGNGTTYRETQVSARDNLTLISGRDTLLEGAQARADSIRADIGRNLTVVSQQDSDRYDAKQKQVNAGGSFSFGSMTGSAYIGASMGKTKSNYDSVIEQTGLYAGSGGFDIYVGKHTQLDGAVIASDADAAKNLLSTETFGYTDLKNKADYKSTTVGINLGMSGAFDVANKGKALGSGPSGLSFGSTSGSESGTTHAAVAEGTIEVRADKETGHDSLAGLSRDTAGANGSIGKIFDKDKVREQLEFQQAFGQLGMQIAGDITKKLAKDNPDVWGEGKPGKIAVHSIVAAAGAALGGGDVAGAIAGTVAGNLISSTMKDAIDEAMSNLPASIQREAANVVLNALSGAVGGLVGGGSGAGGALSADMFNRQLHPDEKVLANRIAADAKARGVDVTAEQIEAQMRRMDAVLPNGEMYVGVPDVLYGEGGITDDGAIFKKVGQTQDGQTIYMDFPVAGDARLQSLIVSYTSGLEVPTGYFYTPESNRENYWANFGSPSSAVKAPSAMSRHCVTGECAAYMMRFATAADYQDLRNSNADVLAKLATANGRFGAITGTLGLAPGPYSAPFLAASKGAAISGWLLGGLEQAIRPNAAAYWKGGAIDTAVTVVSSAAPNGAILFNEIGEYLKVKYAK
- a CDS encoding DEAD/DEAH box helicase, with the protein product MSFENLGLAPALLTAIQEAGFTTPTPVQAAAIPQALAGHDLMVSAQTGSGKTAAFMLPALHRIAQMPANKGVGVQVLVLTPTRELAVQVTEATDMYGRKLADLRTATVVGGMPYGAQLKALSRRVDVLVATPGRLIDHLQSGRVKLNTVHTLVLDEADRMLDMGFIEDIETIVSRLPEDRQTLLFSATLDGTIAKLAGRMMRDPQRIELAGAKEKHTNITQSLLYADDASHKMQLLDHVLRDAKLDQAIVFTSTKRGADDLADRLADQGFAAAALHGDMNQRQRTRTLSQLQRGQLRILVATDVAARGIDVQGISHAVNFDLPMQAEDYVHRIGRTGRAGRSGLAFTLATHSERHKVRRIEHYIGQSITPEVIAGLEPKRTPRPSAGGSGAPRGGKPFGKRPGGFGGSRHEGGGYQGNRDAGSREGRSFGGPREGGAPRGEFKPREGGYQGNRPFGDRPQRSFGDRPSFGDRPQREGGYQGNRPFGDRPPREGGFRGGDRDARPSFGGDRPSFGDRPQRDARPFSERAPREGGFRGGDRDARPAAGFSDRPSFGDRPAREGGRPEGGFRGKPTFDKRPGGPAKRFAKPADRRG